A DNA window from Daucus carota subsp. sativus chromosome 3, DH1 v3.0, whole genome shotgun sequence contains the following coding sequences:
- the LOC108214698 gene encoding CDPK-related protein kinase, with product MGICVSKPPPEPNLSNHIEIQENPEPKNPENPAKKSREDGELAKKSPFFPFYSPSPAHFLFSKKSPARSPLNSSSNSTPKRFFKRPFPPPSPAKHIKAVWARRVKPNEAAIPEGEEVEGGGLDKSFGFSKNFASKYEVGEEVGRGHFGYTCKAKFKKGDSKGKDVAVKVIPKAKMTTAIAIEDVRREVKILRALTGHSNLVQFYDAYEDHENVYVVMELCEGGELLDKILARGGKYTEDDAKAVMIQILNVVAFCHLQGVVHRDLKPENFLFMSKDEDSPLKAIDFGLSDFVKPDERLNDIVGSAYYVAPEVLHRSYSTEADVWSIGVISYILLCGSRPFWARTESGIFRAVLKADPIFEEPPWPSLSAEAKDFVKRLLNKDPRKRMTAAQALSHPWIRSNNDIKVPLDILIFKLLKAYMRSSPLRKAALRALSKTLTVDELFYLKEQFALLEPNKNGSICLDNIKQALMKNATEAMKESRVHDFLASLNALQYRRMDFEEFCAAATSVHQLEALDRWEQHARCAYELFEKDGNRAIMIEELASELGLSPSVPVHAVLHDWIRHTDGKLSFLGFVKLLHGVSSRSLAKAQ from the exons ATGGGTATCTGCGTTTCTAAGCCCCCACCAGAACCCAATCTCTCAAATCACATTGAAATTCAAGAAAACCCAGAACCCAAAAACCCTGAAAATCCGGCGAAAAAGTCGCGGGAGGACGGTGAATTGGCCAAAAAGTCGCCGTTTTTCCCCTTCTACAGTCCGAGTCCGGCGCACTTTCTCTTCTCCAAGAAATCCCCGGCGAGATCTCCGTTGAATTCGAGCTCCAACTCGACGCCCAAGAGGTTTTTCAAGCGGCCGTTTCCGCCGCCGTCTCCGGCGAAGCATATAAAGGCCGTTTGGGCCCGGAGAGTGAAGCCTAATGAGGCAGCGATACCGGAAGGAGAGGAAGTGGAGGGTGGGGGATTGGACAAGAGTTTCGGGTTTTCGAAGAATTTTGCTAGTAAGTATGAGGTGGGAGAGGAGGTTGGGAGAGGGCATTTTGGGTATACTTGTAAGGCCAAGTTCAAGAAAGGGGATAGTAAAGGGAAAGATGTGGCTGTTAAAGTTATTCCCAAAGCAAAG ATGACTACGGCCATAGCCATTGAGGATGTGAGAAGGGAGGTGAAGATTTTGAGAGCTTTGACAGGGCATAGTAATCTAGTGCAGTTCTATGATGCATATGAGGATCATGAAAACGTTTATGTTGTGATGGA GTTATGTGAAGGTGGGGAACTTTTGGATAAGATACTTGCGAG GGGTGGAAAGTACACAGAAGATGATGCTAAAGCTGTGATGATACAAATATTAAATGTCGTTGCATTTTGTCATCTGCAAGGCGTGGTACACCGGGATCTTAAGCCAGAG AATTTCTTGTTTATGTCAAAGGACGAGGACTCACCACTGAAGGCCATTGATTTTGGACTTTCAGATTTTGTGAAGCCAG atgaaAGGCTCAATGATATAGTCGGCAGCGCTTATTATGTTGCACCGGAAGTATTGCATAGATCTTACAGTACAGAAGCAGATGTCTGGAGTATAGGTGTcatatcatatatattgttatgtGGTAGCCGTCCATTTTGGGCTCGAACAGAATCTGGAATCTTTAGAGCAGTTCTAAAAGCTGATCCTATATTTGAGGAACCACCCTGGCCTTCTCTATCTGCCGAGGCAAAAGACTTTGTTAAACGTTTATTAAATAAAGATCCAAGGAAAAGGATGACTGCTGCTCAAGCTCTCA GTCATCCGTGGATTAGGAGCAATAATGACATCAAAGTGCCACTGGACatattgatatttaaacttttaaagGCTTACATGCGTTCATCTCCTCTGCGGAAAGCTGCTTTAAGG GCTTTATCCAAAACTTTAACTGTAGATGAGTTATTTTATTTGAAGGAGCAATTTGCACTGTTGGAACCAAACAAAAATGGCTCCATATGCCTGGATAACATTAAACAg GCTTTGATGAAAAATGCGACGGAAGCCATGAAGGAGTCACGTGTTCATGATTTTCTCGCATCA CTTAATGCCCTGCAATATAGAAGAATGGATTTTGAGGAATTTTGTGCAGCAGCTACAAGTGTTCATCAGCTTGAGGCTCTTGATCGATGGGAGCAACATGCTCGGTGCGCATATGAACTTTTTGAGAAAGATGGTAACAGAGCCATTATGATTGAGGAACTAGCTTCT GAACTTGGCCTCAGCCCGTCTGTCCCAGTTCATGCCGTCCTACATGACTGGATCAGACACACTGATGGAAAGCTTAGTTTTCTGGGATTTGTGAAATTGTTACACGGAGTATCTAGTAGGTCTCTTGCGAAAGCTCAATGA